Proteins from a genomic interval of Treponema brennaborense DSM 12168:
- a CDS encoding carbohydrate-binding family 9-like protein, whose amino-acid sequence MKQFSVPILPIRVERDTDSKMQTYEVSGIELEYIPGCTAGRNLFTGAFFAGGTDGLAVSFCAEAPHAKAFAQRQYDSYTREGLAAQRNAVPPGFTAKRRSYKGKVFEDDCLELFIRPADSDVYYGWEINACGACLDYRAGVGESGLKTVSVPNRAQDGSTERDGTAAPDAHREVCGRKTDRIEGIDIHFDYDWQSRAQWRMECEDVFWYLELFVPWSDFGMSEPPARGTVWYGTINRIDAGVYGRPHVRGESGLQCLLDFADTDAPAPRFHQPQRFAAFEWLPLPKKNTGGTSK is encoded by the coding sequence ATGAAACAATTCAGCGTACCGATCCTGCCGATCAGAGTCGAGCGGGACACCGATTCCAAAATGCAAACGTATGAAGTTTCGGGAATCGAATTGGAATACATTCCCGGCTGCACTGCCGGCCGGAATCTGTTTACCGGCGCCTTTTTCGCCGGCGGGACCGACGGACTGGCCGTTTCTTTCTGCGCCGAAGCGCCGCACGCAAAAGCGTTCGCACAGCGGCAATACGATTCGTATACACGGGAAGGGCTCGCCGCTCAGCGGAACGCCGTTCCGCCGGGATTTACGGCGAAGCGGCGTTCTTACAAGGGCAAAGTGTTTGAAGACGACTGCCTTGAACTGTTCATACGTCCCGCCGATTCCGACGTCTATTACGGCTGGGAAATCAATGCGTGCGGCGCCTGCCTCGATTACCGTGCCGGCGTCGGGGAAAGCGGGCTGAAAACCGTTTCCGTCCCGAATCGCGCGCAAGACGGCAGCACAGAACGGGACGGTACCGCCGCGCCGGACGCTCATCGGGAAGTCTGCGGACGGAAAACGGATCGGATTGAAGGAATCGATATCCATTTCGATTACGATTGGCAAAGCCGCGCGCAGTGGCGCATGGAATGCGAAGACGTTTTTTGGTATTTGGAACTGTTCGTTCCCTGGAGCGACTTCGGCATGAGCGAACCGCCGGCACGGGGAACCGTCTGGTACGGCACGATAAACAGAATAGACGCGGGAGTTTACGGCCGGCCGCACGTGCGCGGCGAGTCGGGACTGCAATGCCTGCTCGACTTCGCCGATACGGACGCCCCCGCTCCCCGGTTTCATCAGCCGCAAAGATTCGCCGCGTTCGAGTGGCTGCCCCTGCCCAAAAAAAATACCGGCGGCACATCGAAATGA
- a CDS encoding (2Fe-2S) ferredoxin domain-containing protein: MPRRIRLRSLPSYWRRSYLYCSYKVRCSMTIEACMGSSCHAKGAGRILELLKKAIKENGLENKVTLAGTLCLGRCGEPGANLKIGDEVITGITEANFAEFFDTRVKKVVG, translated from the coding sequence ATGCCGCGACGTATCCGGTTGCGCTCGTTGCCGTCGTATTGGCGACGAAGTTATTTATACTGTTCGTATAAAGTGAGGTGTAGTATGACGATTGAAGCATGTATGGGCAGCTCCTGCCATGCAAAAGGTGCCGGCCGCATTCTTGAGCTTTTGAAAAAGGCGATCAAGGAAAACGGGCTTGAAAACAAAGTAACGCTTGCCGGTACGTTGTGCCTCGGCCGTTGCGGTGAACCGGGTGCGAATCTGAAAATCGGCGACGAAGTTATCACCGGTATAACCGAAGCGAATTTTGCCGAATTCTTCGACACTCGCGTCAAAAAAGTGGTCGGCTGA
- a CDS encoding YidE/YbjL duplication, protein MEYVAGVGASLFSTIFIIFTVGALGHLVGGISVKGISLGSAGVLLIALAYGILLSYVPSFSLGGREIVLYSAVQKTQFSLVSNIGTALFVTAVGLIAGPKFFRTLNRKSLAYIVIAIVVIGSGVLSIIVMSLVDKDLSPELLAGLLTGALTSTPGLSAAKEVAASQESVIAGYGIAYLFGVLGVVLFVQIVPKLLKVDIAKEREHFVAANAIAVPEPKGKLIKLDQFGFFPFFLAISLGCIIGAIEIPGINFSLGTSGGTLVAGLIIGHFGHIGPLDCRIDKANVKCFRELGLILFLIGAGVPGGMEFVHNVRVSYFIFGAIITLVPMIIGFLVAKYVFKLSIFNNLGAITGGMTSTPALGALINTAGTDDVASAYAATYPVALVAVVLATKLFILFV, encoded by the coding sequence ATGGAGTATGTAGCGGGTGTGGGAGCGTCGCTGTTTTCGACGATATTTATTATCTTCACGGTCGGCGCGCTCGGTCATCTGGTCGGCGGCATAAGCGTTAAAGGAATTTCGTTAGGCTCTGCGGGCGTTCTGCTCATAGCGCTTGCGTACGGAATCCTGTTGAGTTACGTGCCTTCGTTTTCCCTCGGCGGACGCGAAATCGTCTTGTACAGTGCGGTGCAGAAAACGCAGTTTTCGCTCGTATCCAATATCGGAACCGCGCTGTTCGTAACGGCGGTCGGTCTGATTGCGGGGCCGAAGTTTTTCCGGACGTTAAACCGGAAGTCGCTCGCGTATATCGTGATAGCAATCGTCGTCATCGGTTCCGGCGTCCTTTCGATCATCGTTATGTCGTTGGTCGATAAGGATTTGTCTCCCGAATTGCTGGCGGGGCTGCTGACGGGTGCTCTGACGAGTACGCCCGGACTTTCCGCCGCAAAAGAAGTGGCGGCGAGTCAGGAATCCGTTATCGCCGGATACGGTATCGCGTATCTGTTCGGCGTTTTGGGGGTCGTGCTGTTCGTGCAGATCGTTCCCAAACTGCTGAAAGTCGATATCGCGAAGGAACGGGAACACTTCGTTGCGGCGAACGCGATCGCCGTTCCGGAACCGAAGGGCAAATTGATAAAGCTCGATCAGTTCGGTTTCTTTCCGTTTTTTCTGGCGATTTCGCTCGGCTGTATCATCGGTGCGATCGAAATCCCCGGCATCAATTTTTCGCTCGGTACGTCCGGCGGAACGTTGGTTGCGGGGCTGATTATCGGCCATTTCGGTCACATCGGGCCTCTGGACTGCCGTATCGATAAGGCGAACGTCAAATGCTTCCGTGAATTGGGGCTGATTTTGTTCCTGATCGGAGCGGGAGTTCCCGGCGGTATGGAATTCGTGCACAACGTGCGCGTTTCGTATTTTATCTTCGGCGCTATCATTACGCTGGTACCGATGATAATCGGATTCCTGGTTGCAAAGTATGTGTTCAAATTAAGTATTTTCAACAATCTCGGTGCGATTACCGGCGGTATGACCAGTACTCCGGCCCTGGGAGCGTTAATAAATACGGCCGGAACGGACGACGTGGCGTCCGCATATGCCGCGACGTATCCGGTTGCGCTCGTTGCCGTCGTATTGGCGACGAAGTTATTTATACTGTTCGTATAA
- a CDS encoding FAD-dependent oxidoreductase — protein MYTDEMRKSAEKVAAARKANAELEPRRMTADEKDKLLATFHPDYKKSEFAELKIGPNKGEKVPLELAELLQGNSRVSPSDIDLSRTDYETDVLIIGGGGAGSSAAIEADEAGAKVMIVTKLRIGDANTMMAEGGIQAADKPNDSPAIHYLDAFGGGHFAAKPELLKSLVCEAPEAIQWLNDLGVEFDKDADGTMITTHGGGTSRKRMHAAKDYSGAEIMRTLRDEVFNRGIPVVDFTAAIELILDESGKACGAVLKNMETGEILIARAKTVIIATGGAGRLHYQGFPTSNHYGATADGLVLAYRAGAKLLYADTLQYHPTGVAYPEQIFGALVTEKVRSLGAKLINLDGEAFMHPLETRDVSAASIIRECSERGKGIATGGGNGVWLDTPMIELKNGEGTIEKRIPAMLRMFEKYGIDIRKEPILVYPTLHYQNGGIDISADCMSGVENLFVAGEAVGGIHGRNRLMGNSLLDIIVFGRNAGKNAAATAKTAKPGKPSLKHVASFADERKKAGITGNTVSPKLLPSYTHGNPRFEAK, from the coding sequence ATGTATACAGACGAAATGCGTAAATCCGCCGAAAAAGTGGCGGCTGCCCGGAAAGCGAACGCGGAGCTGGAACCGCGCCGTATGACGGCGGATGAAAAAGACAAACTGCTCGCAACGTTTCATCCCGATTACAAGAAAAGCGAATTTGCCGAACTTAAAATCGGACCGAACAAGGGTGAAAAAGTGCCGCTCGAACTTGCCGAACTGCTGCAGGGCAACAGCCGCGTCAGTCCTTCCGATATCGATTTGTCCCGTACCGATTATGAAACCGACGTGCTCATTATCGGCGGCGGCGGCGCGGGTTCTTCGGCGGCGATCGAAGCCGACGAGGCCGGTGCAAAAGTCATGATCGTGACGAAACTGCGTATCGGAGATGCCAACACGATGATGGCCGAAGGCGGCATTCAGGCTGCCGACAAGCCCAACGACTCTCCTGCAATCCATTATCTGGACGCGTTCGGCGGCGGACACTTCGCCGCGAAACCCGAATTGCTGAAATCGCTCGTATGCGAAGCGCCCGAAGCCATTCAGTGGCTGAACGATTTGGGCGTCGAATTCGATAAAGACGCCGACGGCACGATGATTACGACGCACGGCGGCGGAACGTCGCGCAAACGCATGCACGCGGCAAAGGACTATTCCGGCGCCGAAATCATGCGCACGCTGCGCGACGAAGTGTTCAACCGCGGTATTCCGGTCGTCGATTTTACGGCGGCGATCGAACTGATTCTGGACGAAAGCGGCAAAGCGTGCGGCGCCGTTCTCAAGAACATGGAAACCGGTGAAATCCTCATCGCGCGCGCGAAAACGGTCATTATCGCGACCGGCGGCGCGGGGCGTCTGCATTATCAGGGATTCCCCACGTCTAACCACTACGGTGCGACGGCCGACGGTTTGGTACTTGCATACCGCGCCGGCGCAAAACTGCTGTATGCCGACACTTTGCAGTATCATCCGACGGGCGTTGCGTATCCCGAACAGATTTTCGGCGCGCTCGTAACCGAAAAAGTGCGTTCGCTCGGCGCCAAACTGATCAACCTCGACGGAGAGGCGTTCATGCATCCGCTTGAAACGCGCGACGTTTCGGCCGCCTCTATTATCCGCGAATGCAGCGAACGCGGTAAAGGCATCGCGACCGGCGGCGGCAACGGCGTCTGGCTCGACACTCCGATGATTGAACTGAAAAACGGCGAAGGCACGATCGAAAAACGTATTCCGGCCATGCTGCGCATGTTTGAAAAATACGGTATCGATATCCGCAAGGAACCGATCCTCGTGTATCCGACGCTGCACTATCAGAACGGCGGCATCGACATCAGCGCGGACTGCATGTCCGGCGTTGAAAACCTGTTCGTTGCCGGTGAAGCGGTCGGCGGTATTCACGGACGCAACCGGCTGATGGGCAACTCGCTGCTGGACATTATCGTGTTCGGCCGCAACGCGGGAAAGAACGCGGCGGCGACTGCCAAAACGGCAAAACCGGGCAAACCTTCCTTGAAGCACGTCGCGTCCTTTGCCGACGAACGGAAAAAGGCCGGAATCACCGGAAATACCGTTTCTCCGAAATTGCTGCCGTCGTACACGCACGGCAATCCTCGTTTTGAAGCGAAATAA
- a CDS encoding 4Fe-4S dicluster domain-containing protein yields the protein MSDMVSIFLMGKKYDVPSNLTIMTAMEYAGYQLVRGCGCRNGFCGACATIYRIKGKNELHACLACQTQVEADMYVATLPFFPLVKQVYDIEKIKPEQSVMMQLYPEIYSCIGCNACTKACTQGLNVMQYVAYAQRGEFEKCAEESFDCVMCGVCSSRCPAGISHPQVGLLARRLNGKYLAPASKHLSDRVQEIKDGTFNDLIEKLMQKPVSEMKELYNNREIEK from the coding sequence ATGAGCGATATGGTTTCTATTTTTTTGATGGGAAAGAAATACGACGTTCCCTCGAATCTGACTATCATGACCGCGATGGAATACGCGGGATATCAGTTGGTGCGCGGCTGCGGCTGCCGCAACGGTTTCTGCGGTGCGTGTGCGACCATTTACCGCATCAAGGGTAAAAACGAACTGCACGCGTGCCTGGCCTGCCAGACGCAGGTTGAAGCGGATATGTACGTTGCGACGCTGCCGTTTTTTCCGCTGGTAAAACAGGTGTACGATATCGAAAAAATCAAACCCGAACAGAGCGTGATGATGCAGCTGTATCCCGAAATTTACAGCTGTATCGGCTGCAACGCGTGCACGAAAGCCTGTACGCAGGGTTTGAACGTCATGCAGTACGTTGCGTACGCGCAGCGCGGTGAGTTTGAAAAATGTGCCGAAGAATCGTTCGACTGCGTTATGTGCGGCGTCTGTTCTTCACGCTGCCCGGCGGGTATTTCACATCCGCAAGTCGGTTTGCTTGCGCGCCGTCTGAACGGCAAATATCTCGCTCCCGCGTCGAAGCACTTGAGCGACCGCGTTCAGGAAATCAAAGACGGTACGTTTAACGATTTGATCGAAAAACTGATGCAGAAACCGGTGTCGGAAATGAAAGAACTGTACAACAACCGGGAAATCGAAAAATAG